One genomic region from Halorussus rarus encodes:
- a CDS encoding STT3 domain-containing protein, with product MTDVREATDDLVAERPDLEADLREVLAVDERTDGWTFDDVPVDSGTFGELVSRDIVVKDGDEYEVSDPGSVRAGLDGDAEANQASDTGSQLRLSTVSLPSVSRVEAGALGGALAVVLLMRTYIFPSVFRGEYVVLPSNDPYYYRYWVEQLSAEATGVFDFSVLSGLPGAVAKGEPLMVGTLWWFTNLLGGADASGWVLSWYPVVSALVVGVLIYAMTARVTGDRRVGLASVVFLAVIPAFAYRTGLGFADHHAFDYPWLVLTALSLVWVADVDRESLREIRLWFVSGLLGIAVAGQVMAWEAGPLLIGALGVYVAVRAAADVRADRSPLVASMPILAGLMVASLLSHLTHTGFGWHTDVVAYSPALLFVSVLGVSLIGEGVRRTGMPAFVLGATEIAVGLSGLAVLRVLLPTYGDRLFQQLDILLFNSGAAETRSLFAGGPAGFFLGPILELGFAWFLGLAMLALISWRAYRREDSTWLVVCTYGWYFLVLTAFQRRFVGELAPFMAILAGYGFVVFAVKLDVLSPLALDGDRHNRRLASDGAGSNARKDEDGQSLGLPTRSTATTVAVLLLFVTSAGAAQTAVRHEQVKIADEKFDAAVWMDEYAEDRAWEYPENYVLSKWGRNRMYNYFVNGESEFYNFAYDNYEQFLSSTDPIAQYKRLRGDVGFIVTKNVKVSGKVSPKTNYARLHKRFGSTGPDGASGAGHYRALYASKDGSVKVFSLVPGANISGTLSPNKTVVLSKQVKIQGTSFEYRRTITAGADGNFSVIVPYAGDYTLGNRKVQVPKDAVEDGGNVSVDKFQDS from the coding sequence ATGACCGACGTACGCGAGGCGACCGACGACCTCGTCGCGGAGCGGCCGGACCTCGAGGCTGATCTCCGCGAAGTCCTCGCGGTCGACGAGCGCACTGATGGGTGGACCTTCGATGATGTCCCCGTCGATTCGGGGACGTTCGGCGAACTCGTCTCTCGGGATATCGTCGTTAAGGATGGCGATGAGTACGAGGTTTCTGACCCTGGTAGTGTCCGAGCTGGACTCGATGGCGACGCGGAGGCAAACCAGGCATCCGACACGGGAAGCCAGTTGCGGCTGTCGACAGTATCACTACCGTCGGTGTCTCGCGTGGAGGCCGGAGCGCTCGGCGGTGCATTAGCGGTCGTCCTCCTGATGCGTACGTACATCTTCCCGAGCGTCTTCCGGGGGGAGTACGTTGTCCTTCCCTCGAACGATCCCTACTACTATCGGTACTGGGTCGAACAACTTTCGGCCGAGGCGACCGGTGTCTTCGACTTCAGCGTTCTCTCCGGACTTCCTGGTGCGGTGGCTAAAGGTGAACCCCTGATGGTGGGAACGCTGTGGTGGTTTACGAATCTACTCGGTGGAGCTGACGCTTCGGGGTGGGTTTTATCGTGGTATCCCGTCGTCTCAGCGCTCGTAGTGGGTGTGCTGATCTACGCGATGACGGCCCGTGTGACCGGCGATCGTCGAGTTGGCCTGGCTTCCGTCGTCTTCCTCGCAGTGATTCCGGCATTCGCGTATCGGACGGGACTCGGGTTCGCCGACCACCACGCCTTCGACTACCCCTGGCTCGTGTTGACGGCATTATCGCTTGTTTGGGTGGCCGACGTGGACCGCGAGAGCCTTCGAGAAATCCGGCTCTGGTTCGTGTCTGGGTTGCTCGGCATCGCCGTGGCCGGGCAGGTGATGGCCTGGGAGGCTGGACCGCTGCTCATCGGTGCACTTGGAGTCTACGTCGCGGTCCGTGCCGCCGCGGACGTGCGCGCCGATCGGTCACCACTCGTCGCGAGCATGCCGATTCTCGCTGGACTGATGGTTGCGTCCCTGCTCTCGCATCTCACCCATACTGGCTTTGGATGGCACACTGATGTTGTCGCCTACTCGCCGGCGCTGTTGTTCGTCAGTGTGCTGGGCGTCTCGCTCATCGGCGAGGGAGTTCGTCGAACGGGAATGCCGGCATTCGTTCTGGGTGCGACCGAAATTGCGGTCGGGCTGAGTGGGCTTGCAGTTCTTCGAGTCCTGTTGCCGACGTACGGTGATAGACTATTCCAGCAGCTCGATATTCTCCTCTTCAATTCGGGTGCAGCCGAAACGCGATCGCTGTTCGCTGGCGGTCCGGCTGGGTTCTTCCTCGGTCCTATTCTTGAGCTGGGCTTTGCGTGGTTCCTCGGCCTGGCAATGCTTGCACTGATCTCGTGGCGGGCCTACCGCCGTGAGGACTCAACGTGGCTCGTGGTCTGTACCTACGGCTGGTATTTCCTCGTCTTAACGGCGTTCCAGCGCCGGTTCGTCGGTGAACTTGCGCCCTTCATGGCGATACTGGCGGGATACGGATTCGTCGTCTTCGCTGTGAAACTTGACGTGCTGTCACCACTGGCGCTCGACGGCGACCGACATAATCGGCGGTTGGCCAGCGACGGGGCAGGGTCGAACGCTCGGAAGGACGAGGACGGTCAATCGCTCGGTTTGCCCACTCGAAGCACGGCCACAACAGTTGCTGTCCTTCTGCTATTCGTCACCAGTGCAGGCGCGGCCCAGACCGCAGTCCGACACGAGCAGGTGAAGATTGCCGACGAGAAATTCGATGCGGCAGTGTGGATGGACGAGTACGCCGAGGACCGCGCCTGGGAATACCCTGAGAACTACGTGTTGAGCAAGTGGGGTCGCAACCGGATGTACAACTACTTCGTGAACGGTGAGTCAGAGTTTTACAACTTTGCATACGATAACTATGAACAGTTCCTCTCGTCGACAGATCCTATAGCCCAGTACAAGCGACTTCGTGGCGATGTTGGATTCATCGTCACGAAAAACGTGAAGGTAAGCGGGAAGGTTTCGCCGAAGACAAACTACGCCCGCCTTCACAAGCGGTTCGGCAGTACTGGTCCCGATGGCGCGTCCGGTGCGGGCCACTACCGGGCACTCTACGCGAGCAAGGATGGTTCGGTGAAAGTGTTCTCGTTGGTTCCCGGTGCTAACATCAGCGGGACACTCTCACCAAACAAAACCGTAGTTCTCTCAAAGCAGGTCAAGATCCAGGGCACGTCATTCGAGTATCGACGCACCATCACCGCTGGTGCTGACGGGAACTTCTCGGTGATCGTTCCGTACGCTGGTGACTATACCCTTGGGAATCGGAAAGTACAGGTCCCGAAGGACGCGGTCGAAGACGGTGGGAACGTCAGCGTCGATAAGTTCCAAGACTCTTGA
- a CDS encoding GDP-mannose 4,6-dehydratase, giving the protein MQILVTGGAGFIGGHLAEQFTRLGHHVVALDNFEPYYDIGIKEHNVECSRTVASEGSGSYELVQGDICDADFVSKYVNNADIIFHQAAQAGVRTSVEQPQKVNDINVGGTLNILEAARDSETKRVVVASSSSVYGKPEYLPYDEEHPTTPVSPYGASKLAEEQYTRVYHEVYGLPTVSLRYFTVYGPRMRPNMAISNFVSRCINGKSPVIYGDGMQTRDFTYIDDVVRANETLLETDTADGEILNIGSTDNIEIRTLAEEIRDQLAPEIDLEYDERHDADAEHTHADISKARELIGYKPTTTIREGVKRFTEWYRENRGWYEPLVQSS; this is encoded by the coding sequence ATGCAAATCCTCGTAACTGGCGGCGCGGGTTTCATTGGAGGTCATCTTGCCGAGCAGTTTACCCGCCTGGGCCATCATGTGGTCGCACTCGATAACTTCGAACCGTACTACGATATCGGCATCAAGGAACACAACGTCGAATGCAGTCGAACCGTCGCCAGCGAGGGCAGCGGGAGTTACGAACTTGTTCAAGGTGATATTTGCGATGCAGACTTTGTCAGTAAATACGTCAATAATGCCGACATCATCTTCCACCAAGCGGCACAGGCTGGCGTCCGGACAAGCGTTGAACAGCCCCAGAAGGTCAATGACATCAACGTCGGTGGCACGTTAAACATCCTGGAGGCGGCCCGCGATTCGGAGACTAAGCGTGTGGTTGTCGCGAGCTCATCGTCGGTGTACGGCAAGCCCGAGTACCTCCCCTACGACGAGGAGCACCCGACCACGCCCGTGAGTCCCTACGGTGCGTCGAAGCTAGCCGAGGAGCAGTACACGCGGGTGTACCACGAGGTGTACGGCTTGCCGACAGTGTCCTTGCGTTACTTCACGGTGTACGGGCCACGGATGCGCCCGAACATGGCAATATCGAACTTCGTCTCACGGTGCATAAACGGAAAGTCGCCAGTCATCTATGGCGACGGTATGCAAACGCGGGATTTTACTTACATCGATGACGTGGTACGCGCGAACGAGACGTTGCTGGAGACTGACACCGCCGACGGCGAGATACTGAACATCGGAAGTACGGACAATATCGAAATTCGGACCTTGGCCGAGGAAATCCGCGACCAGCTCGCGCCCGAAATCGACTTGGAATACGACGAGCGCCACGACGCCGACGCTGAACACACTCACGCGGACATCTCTAAGGCGAGGGAGCTGATTGGGTACAAGCCAACAACGACAATCCGAGAGGGCGTCAAGCGGTTCACCGAGTGGTATCGAGAGAACCGCGGATGGTACGAGCCGCTGGTACAGAGTTCTTGA